The Miscanthus floridulus cultivar M001 chromosome 6, ASM1932011v1, whole genome shotgun sequence genomic interval GCATGGAATACAAATTTATGAGGACCTATGCCTGGTAGACGGCGAGTTACCACCACTCTTGGCACGGAATGGATCAACCAAGGGTCAGATAACCAAGGTGAGTGGTGATCCTCAAGGCTTTAGTTAGTTAAAGGGAATATTATATAGAGGTCGTGAGAGGTAACAGTAGGTGCTGATTAAAATCATGCAGgatgaggtagaggaggaaggggaagaggcaACAAGTAAGAATCGGAAGAATAGATAAAATAGACAAAACATTTTGACCAATAAGTGCATTGATGTACTGAAAGGTAAATGTTGTGGCCGCCGACGCCATCCGCCAATCGCCCGGTCAATATCATCGTCATCGCCTCGTGGGGGTGCCAAATCCAGTTGCGAAGTGCCAGAAATAGGCATGGTAAAAAAGAATATTAGTTCTTTAGTGACTGCCCAGATTATCTCACATTGTGTGCTCCTATAGTGTTCTGGACACTGGACTCCCTATTCTCTCTCCCATCCCATCTTCCTTTTCCAACTCCCTGCAGTTCAATAATCATTTACTCATTGTCAGTTAAAATTTGACACATACAATTATTATATGCACTCCAATTCCAAGTTTCATCCAATTTGAATTTACCTCTGCTGATACTCTATCAACATGATCATGACATATGTCAATTACTGTGCCAAGTGCATTATTTGTTTGCCTGCTCCCCTGTAATCAATAGAATAGCATACTGAAAACCATGGAAATAACAGGATACTCACAATACAAAAAAACTGAAACACACTAATACCAGGAACAAACTAAAAAAAGACATTTTAAATAACTGACAATCTCTAGATGACATTTTGAATAACTTTACTCTCTTccaaaggatgcaaagtactagtTCGGTCTTGGTGTCTGCGGTTCACCAAGCCAGTGAAAATCCTAGAGACTGACAGCATCCATATATCTATGGCACCATTTAATCAGCTTATTTACTTTGCAGTCTTTTACGGAACAAACAAGACCCTATCCAAGCAGGTCCTTCAAAAAAATCAAATGGAGACAGAGGTGATGGCCTCTGCAGTATGCAATAAGCCTATTGTACGGAGACGCAAGGTATAGGACACATCATGGTTCTATTAACTGAACTGAGATTCAGCAAAAAAGAACTGAAATGGTTCACACTCGTACAAACGAAAGCACAACCAACACACGCAGCAACGACAGAAGAGTTAGCTGTACAAACCTTGAAATGGAATAACCAAGCACTAACTGCATCTGTATCTGTCACCTCTAAAAAAAATACTGCATATTATTATTGGGAGTGACTACCCATCACTCGGTTGATAGTTGATACAgttatcatccactttttgagcCAATCATAATTAAACACGTCATCGGTATGATATATGTATATAAAACGACACAGAAACAATGATTGAAAAATATGATAAAATCAACCAGATTTTCTATGCAGAGCAATAAAAAACTGATTGACAAGTAACAAAATAATCAAACCAGATTCTCTCTCTCTGCCCAAACGCAACTACTCACAGGAAAAGTCACGTGCCCTCTGTTCACATCCAACCACTCCGATTCCTTTTGGCAAGCTAACTGAAACTTATCATCTTGGAggccaagaaaaaaaaagaataaaaggaaGGAAGATAGAGCCAAAGATAAGAAAAGAAGTGCTATTTGCTGATCAGAAATGGACATTCTAAAAGCAATACTGTAAAGACAGATACTGCTGCTCAACACCAAAAGTTTAGAACCAGCACACACGTATACCACTGACAAAAAATCATTGAACTGATTACTGAAAAAATCATGCAAGCAATAAAATAAATATTGATAGAATTAAAAAATTTAATAATTTATGGCCATCGAGCACCAATTTCTGAACCAGAGAATTGCAGTGTAATTGAAAGCTTGGGTATATGCAGGCTACTGAATCTGAATAACTTTGCAGTCAGAGATGGTTCCTTTCTTTTTCAGTCAAAAGGCACCAGAAACATAGTAGCCAACAGATACTGTGCTGGAAAATGATTTTTGAAGTACAACTGAACTGTCCATATTGCTATTATGGATTCTTGTTCACTGACAGAAAAGGGAAGAGCGCTCTGGCTGCAAGAAGCCTAGAACAGAAACTTTTAGCATTACTCGTGGTACATATAACCTGAACTGAAGTTATCTGCTGGAGACAATGACGGAGCATAGTAACACAAGGAAACACTTGAAGTGGGTCAGCAAAAAAGAAATGAAACGGTTCACACTTGTACAAACGAAAGCACAACCAACACACGCCACTTGCAATGCACATTAGAGTATTATGACCAGATTCTGAATCTGACActtttagaaaaaatattttcAATGATTGATAAATCATACCACCAGCTAAAACTTCATCACATCGTAGCAACCCCTTCTCATAGCATTTTGCCGTGACGCATGGCCCCTCCAACCACTCACTTTGTATTACTCCCTGCAATCCTCTTCATTTTTCTCCCTCGTTGTCGCTATCTAGACCAGTATAGGTGTTTTCTGCGACTACCTTCTGTCGTGTCTTCACTCTATTGTCCTCCTCGTCGCGATCAGTAACATGCTCCCAGCTTACCTTTTTATTTTTAGCGCCTGGTGGCCTCCCTCTCTTTTTGTTCTTCATTTCTTCAAGCCTCATTCTATTATGTTCCAAGCTGAGGCACGTCCGCGTATTATGTGTAGCGTACTGCCCACAAGCCTTGCACTTTCTCGTGCCCAATTTCTCGCCTAATGCTCCAAGGGTTACTGCTGCCTTCTCTGACTCTGTCTTGTTCCTGCCCTTAGGCTTCGCTTTTTCAGGAGGCACCAGGTTTATCAATGTTGTCACATCCTGCAGACACAAAATCAGGTTTGTCAATCCTTTAGAATATAAGTTTCAGAGTAAGAACAAATGCACACATCAACTAGTGCCCAACGTCTCTTGATTTCCATGTTTGCTCATCTACCTGTTCATGTTGTGACCCTTCTTcacttgttgctgctgctgcctttTTCTTCCCTATTTCTTTATTGCAATTCAGCACATGGCTAGCCTCAACTCTACATGCGGTCCCAGATTCCTGGCACATGTTTTTCATTTAGCAGTCCAtagaatcaacaaaaatcaacaTCAACCCTTTTTTACAATACACTTCAAAGCCTATAATCATGTCTATGCTACTACAGATTTATTTCAGATCAGCATGAAGATCATGGTACATTATCAAGCCAAATACAGTAGAGCACATGAACTATGCCATATGTTGCATTCATTCATGATGGTGTAATTCACAAAAATTATGTGATAACATCAAGTCAACATGGTAGTCTCCACACTGATTCACCAATTTTTCAGATTAAATGAATAACTAGTTAACTTGTAGTTGTGCTTGTCAAGCATGACAAAATCTAAAGCTAATCAGTTATGCTTGTCAACTGAAATGGAAACAATGGAGCACTACTGCTAATGAAATGTGTTTCTTAGTAACTAGTTAATACAACTTCCTAAACAAGGAATTATATGACTAATCTTAAAccagctacttcccctacacatTTTTTTCTTTACCAACTCATTCTCAAATTTTTTTTTCTTGGCAGGGATCAAAAATAGGATTCAGATGTTCCATTGCAATCACAAGCAAACTGACACATATTGTACAACTAACTTTATTTTTTCTATTTCTAAAATACCTAAGTGCTATGGTGAAATTTCAGGCAGCAGTAATATAGGATCTGATATAGCATTTGAAATAAACCAAAATCCACATCTCCATTTCACCTTTACCTTTATTTCTGCTGCCTTCATTTGTTTTGAACAACCTCCATGTAGTAACTGGTTCGCAGCTGGTAAAATTTTCTGTCCACAATTCCAAATATATAGTCCAGAATTAACATATATGGTTCACTAAGGTTCACCCCCACTTGCTTCATTACTTAATGTAAAAAAAACATACCCGTGTTATCCTTGTCTCCTCacatcttccttcttcaatgtcatCGTCGCTGCTGCTATCTCTAGAATTGTCCTACATGCCATATATAATTTAGAGACCTCCTTTATTACTATATGTACATTAAAATAGTTCTTATTTTACTAACATGTCTTTACCTCTGTCCTTGATGGACCTTGTCCCTTCCTTGCTTCTGCACCAATGTCTGGGGGGATATTGTCTATTTCCTTCGTGACATCTTCTAAAACTTCGAGCAATCTTCTGTAAGCAGCGTTAGACATGCTCCCTGATCTGATCGCCTTCATAGCTTTTGGTATTAGAGTCTTTGTTCTATAGCTTTGTGTGTTGCCGTCCTCCCCGGTTAGAAGCTTGTCGCTCGTATCAAAGTCAACCTCCCTCCTAGCGAACCTTGTATAGCGCTTAAAAATGTATTCACGTGGAATCTTGTCTACTTGGACATGAATGAAGGCACGCAAAAGGTGCACGCAAAATAGTCCTGCATCGACAACAACTTTCAGTACCGACATAATTCCATGAATCCTTTAAGATACTAGTGTCTTTCCACAATACCTGTGTGCTCCCACTCCCTGCACTCGCAACTGTATGCCCCGTTGACTTTATCTGCCTTCACTTTGAACTTGTGTTGTCCCCAGCTTATCACTTCTGACCTATTCGTGTGACAAACCCTGTACCAATGCTCGCCTAGCTCTGGATCATCCTCTATGTTGTATGCGGTGCAATTGACCATTTTTTTTTCGAAGTTTCTGAACACTGCCCGTGTATATATCCTTCCTAGTTGAACCTCAAATGGCCATTTGTTTTTGGTAAGTGTCTTGCTCTGCATCAACAAACGACACAATCGAAACATAAGTTTTTGCATAGTGTACTACCATTTCAATCACAGAACATTCAATGTTTAAATTAGTTTTACCGTTGCAAGGTATGTTTCAGCTCCCTCCTTCATCTTCCGTGTCTGCATGAAATCTAGAGTACGCTTTGCAAACTTGTGCAAACATGTCTGCTTTCCCACAAAATTCTTCTTAATCGCATAGTTACTGCTCTCACTACGCTGTGTCGATGTCATCATCCCACAGTAATCATCTTTAAAGAAAGCTGGGATATACCTAGCTCGTTGCCGGAATAAGCTCTCCATAGTGGCATTTCCTTGCAGATCAAACTCTGTTATCAGTTCTTCCCATGCTCTCTCAAATTCGGCGGGTGTCAGGGGGTGGTTCAGCACTGACTTGAATTTTTCCTTGAAGTGTTGTTTCTCATAAAGGCTGAATATCTCATTCAGGTTCGGCATATGCTTGTTAACCACATGCCACCGACAAATCCTGTGGATGACACCAGGGAATTCCAGTCCTATGGCCACTTCCATTGCCTGATCCTGATCTGCCACACATAGGAGCATGAGGATCGTTAACTTAATACAACCAAAACAGCTTGAAATTGTTTTTCATTCTACCTTCAAGGTGTTTTCCACTTTTTTAAATAGTTTTACTTTACCTGTGATAATGCACCTAGTCCTATGTCTTCCCATGCATTTCTTGAAAGCTTGAAATACCCATTGGAATGTTTCTATTGTCTCATCGCCTAACAGCGCACATCCAAAATATGTGTTCTGTAGGTGATGGTTTGCACCCACAAACATAGCTAGTGGCTTCTCATATATATTTGTCTTGTGCGTGGTGTCGAATGTCATCACATCTCCAAAATCATTATATTCTGCCTGCATGCTAGCGTGACTCCAGAATAAGCTATGAATCATCCCTTCTTTATCGATCTTGACATACCAACAAAATTGTGGGTTCTGCGCCTTGCAGTCTTCAAAGAATTCTAGAAGCTTCGCAATGTCATTGGCATGTTCTGCCCTCACATTAGCCGCCTTCCTGCAAAATTTGTTACTATTACACAGATGTAATCGACAGTACCTATTTACTGGATGGTATAAGAGTTGGCACACACTGACCTGTTCTCAAGATCCCGCCTGGTCATTGGAACGTTCTCACCTCCCCCATGCATGTCCCTAACAATGTTCTGTATACTATGATGCGGGACATCCGCTGCTTGGAGGTCATCAACAAACTCAAGTAATACCGGATCCTTTTCCTTGTGTGATCTCATATTTAttatttcttctttctttttaagACATGGATGGTTATGCATTAGATCCACTTGCTCAATCACCACTGATATTTCATTCTTGTTTTCATCATAAATTCTTTTAAGCTTCATCTTCGACATGCAGTGTGTCTTCTTTGTGGTATTGTTCCTAACACGCAGCTCCTCATTTTTTTTAAAGTAAGTATGAACCCCCTCATTGCTGCACTGTATAATATATGAATATGTTTTACTGTTTCCATAGCTCAAATTGAATCCAACCTCCTCGGCGTACGCTTCATAGAAAGCCCTGGCCTCTTTTCGGTTTCTGAATGACATCCCAGGCCTAGGAATGAGGGCAGGATCAATGTCTTCTTTCTGCATACAACATATGCAATTAGATATTTCCATTTTCCACCAAGAGGCAATGCAAAATTGCTCGAATTTTTATCTCAGTCAAAATATATTACAGTGAATTTCAGCCTATATAAGACCTCAACATGTCTGGTTCCTCAATCTAAATATTGTAAGCATGCACATTACAGCCTATGTCAAGTTTGTACATTTACTTTTTTCATTATTTCTCAAGTCTGAATACTTCTCATCTCTATTTTCTGAATCCCATCATCACAACTTTGATCATTTGGTAATTTTGAAACCTAATTTTATTTCATATTCACATAGCAGAATCTTCAAACTTCTTATTCAAATGTCACAAACAAGCTACTCACATGGGTGTACTTCTTTTCGGCATCTGGTGTAGCGTTCTCGCTTTCTGTAACTATTGCCATTGGTGAGAACATGCCTCTGCTGGATGATGTTCCGGCTTCTGAAATGCCAGCCACAACATCCTCGTTACGGCCTGGTGTGCACGATGATGTTCCACCTTCTGAAATACATGCCGGTAAGCTATCGTGACCTTGTCCTGATCTTCCATCTGCCACAGCCACATTAGTCGTGTGCATTGTTTGCGATGCTGACGATTCAGTCACAACCCCTTTACAATTGCTTTCCTCCCCAAACAACTGCTTCCGGCAACCCATTCTGACTGAATAACTTTACTGACTAGTGGCGGAGCTTCGATTCATTCAAATAATAATTAATCTGAGAAACATCACGGAAACATATAAGGATTACTGTATAGCCATAAATTATTGCCATGGCAAACATAAAACAAGCACCCATTATTACTTCTGATCTAATCCACTAGAAGTGAAGAAGTGAAGACATCACCCGCAGAAGCATTGCTCCACAAGCTAAAATTCATCTCGTTCACTCAGATTTTTTAATTTGATGTAAACAAGCTCACAATTCATGTAATTCACACCTGGTGCGCTGTTTCGGCGAGCAGATTTCTCGGCAGGGGAGGGTTAGCGGCGTCTCGGCGGCCACCGCGGCTCTGGCGACGGGGGCTCCTCGGCCGTCCGACCTCGCGCCGCCGCCCACCCGCCTGTCCGCCTCGCTCaagctcgcgccgccgccgcctgtccGCTTCTCGTGAGCTCGCGCGATTCACGGGCCGCCGCCCGTCCGCGAGGATGAAGGGGGGTGCCGGCCTCaaagacgaagaagaagaggggctTCCGGGCGGGTCCGTGCCTCTGGTGTGCCCCCCAATAGCAGCctcgtcggtggcgcggcagggttTCGCCGGTGTACAGGCTGCTCGGCGGTCTCGCCTGGCGCGCGTGGTCAGCGACGGTTTCCTCGCCTGTGAACGTGGGACAGGGTACGCGGTTTCCCTGGCTCCTTTCCCCTCGTGCGGGCCGGCGCTTGGGGTTAGGATGCGGGCAGGGAGGGACTCACGAGACGCACTCTTGGCTGGCTGGGACTCTCGGGCGTGCGCGGGGGGCCGGGTACTCAATATTATTTAGTAACCAGGGTGTCAATTAGCGCAGtcctatatatttatatatatttatatatatatatatatatatatatatatatatatatatatatatatatatatatatatatatatatatatatatatataagagagagagagagatcagccTAGGACGTGATAACCATCAAAAGTTCACCAAGAGGCAAGAGATAACTACCGACTTCTATACAAGTAAAGATTTCCGTAGAAAAAAGAACTGCTGACACCAAAAGACGTTCTtcagtcatatatatatatatatatatatataagagagagagagagagagagagagagagagagagagagagagagagatcagccTAGGACGTGATAACCATCAAAAGTTCACCAAGAGGCAAGAGATAACGACCGACTTCTATACAAGTAAAGATTTCCGTAGAAAAAAGAACTGCTGACACCAAAAGACGTTCTTCAGTCTTGGCATATCAGTATCTGAGTCATGGTAATCCGCCGAACGAGACCAGATGTTAGTTGCCGCTGTGCAATTTTGATTATCAACTTGCCATAGAATCTTGACCAACATACACACCAGGGTCAGGTCAAACTTGGTGAGCTGATAGTAGCTGAATGGTCCCAAGAAATTGTAACGTGGTGGCCCAAAGAACACCGGGGCATATATAGCAGGAACTATCCTGCAGGTTTAGTGGAACGTCTAGAAGGAGCGCGGTGATACGGTGACAGATTTCCAGTGCGCAGGCCTGGCACGCGAAGTAACACGGCAAGAGGCACACGACCTAGGAGACTCTGGAGACCGGCATATACCACATATAGGACAGAGTGCTTCACTACGAGTTCGCGTCTGTTGCTCCTTcagtcaaaaaaaaaactttaagtTTTGTGtttaagtcaaactatcttaaatttaaTCATATCTATAGAGAAATTTGCTAATACTTATGACactaaataggtatactataaaaactAATATATtatccgtgctaacgctacgatgACATCTAAAAAAAAATAAGTTATAAAACTAAAATATAAATCAACTAATAACGTAATCAGCGTATAAATGTGCAACAAATAAgtcataaaactaaaatataAATCAACTGATGACGTAATCAGTGTATAAATGTGCAACAAATAACTTGGGGCACGACACTTaggcaaaaaagaaaaaaaaactgacaTTCTGCAAGTCAAAAATTTTGTCCGAAATGTCAGCTTTTGCTGGTCGGGGGCTACTACCAGACAACTTTTGCAACAAATACTTGTTTGAGAATGCACCCACCATCCTGAACTTATGCTTTGTTAAAATCCAGGGTGTAATGTTTTAGGGTATCACATCGATGTTACACGATGGTGTCGCAtggagtgttcggatactaataaaaaaataaatttcattgaatttattaagcctaattaatcaatcatTAGCACACatgttattgtagcaccacattgtcaaatcatggactaattaagcttaaaagattcatctcgcaaagtagtc includes:
- the LOC136461821 gene encoding protein FAR1-RELATED SEQUENCE 5-like isoform X2: MGCRKQLFGEESNCKGVVTESSASQTMHTTNVAVADGRSGQGHDSLPACISEGGTSSCTPGRNEDVVAGISEAGTSSSRGMFSPMAIVTESENATPDAEKKYTHKEDIDPALIPRPGMSFRNRKEARAFYEAYAEEVGFNLSYGNSKTYSYIIQCSNEGVHTYFKKNEELRVRNNTTKKTHCMSKMKLKRIYDENKNEISVVIEQVDLMHNHPCLKKKEEIINMRSHKEKDPVLLEFVDDLQAADVPHHSIQNIVRDMHGGGENVPMTRRDLENRKAANVRAEHANDIAKLLEFFEDCKAQNPQFCWYVKIDKEGMIHSLFWSHASMQAEYNDFGDVMTFDTTHKTNIYEKPLAMFVGANHHLQNTYFGCALLGDETIETFQWVFQAFKKCMGRHRTRCIITDQDQAMEVAIGLEFPGVIHRICRWHVVNKHMPNLNEIFSLYEKQHFKEKFKSVLNHPLTPAEFERAWEELITEFDLQGNATMESLFRQRARYIPAFFKDDYCGMMTSTQRSESSNYAIKKNFVGKQTCLHKFAKRTLDFMQTRKMKEGAETYLATSKTLTKNKWPFEVQLGRIYTRAVFRNFEKKMVNCTAYNIEDDPELGEHWYRVCHTNRSEVISWGQHKFKVKADKVNGAYSCECREWEHTGLFCVHLLRAFIHVQVDKIPREYIFKRYTRFARREVDFDTSDKLLTGEDGNTQSYRTKTLIPKAMKAIRSGSMSNAAYRRLLEVLEDVTKEIDNIPPDIGAEARKGQGPSRTEDNSRDSSSDDDIEEGRCEETRITRESGTACRVEASHVLNCNKEIGKKKAAAATSEEGSQHEQDVTTLINLVPPEKAKPKGRNKTESEKAAVTLGALGEKLGTRKCKACGQYATHNTRTCLSLEHNRMRLEEMKNKKRGRPPGAKNKKVSWEHVTDRDEEDNRVKTRQKVVAENTYTGLDSDNEGEK
- the LOC136461821 gene encoding protein FAR1-RELATED SEQUENCE 5-like isoform X1; the encoded protein is MGCRKQLFGEESNCKGVVTESSASQTMHTTNVAVADGRSGQGHDSLPACISEGGTSSCTPGRNEDVVAGISEAGTSSSRGMFSPMAIVTESENATPDAEKKYTHKEDIDPALIPRPGMSFRNRKEARAFYEAYAEEVGFNLSYGNSKTYSYIIQCSNEGVHTYFKKNEELRVRNNTTKKTHCMSKMKLKRIYDENKNEISVVIEQVDLMHNHPCLKKKEEIINMRSHKEKDPVLLEFVDDLQAADVPHHSIQNIVRDMHGGGENVPMTRRDLENRKAANVRAEHANDIAKLLEFFEDCKAQNPQFCWYVKIDKEGMIHSLFWSHASMQAEYNDFGDVMTFDTTHKTNIYEKPLAMFVGANHHLQNTYFGCALLGDETIETFQWVFQAFKKCMGRHRTRCIITDQDQAMEVAIGLEFPGVIHRICRWHVVNKHMPNLNEIFSLYEKQHFKEKFKSVLNHPLTPAEFERAWEELITEFDLQGNATMESLFRQRARYIPAFFKDDYCGMMTSTQRSESSNYAIKKNFVGKQTCLHKFAKRTLDFMQTRKMKEGAETYLATSKTLTKNKWPFEVQLGRIYTRAVFRNFEKKMVNCTAYNIEDDPELGEHWYRVCHTNRSEVISWGQHKFKVKADKVNGAYSCECREWEHTGLFCVHLLRAFIHVQVDKIPREYIFKRYTRFARREVDFDTSDKLLTGEDGNTQSYRTKTLIPKAMKAIRSGSMSNAAYRRLLEVLEDVTKEIDNIPPDIGAEARKGQGPSRTEDNSRDSSSDDDIEEGRCEETRITRKILPAANQLLHGGCSKQMKAAEIKESGTACRVEASHVLNCNKEIGKKKAAAATSEEGSQHEQDVTTLINLVPPEKAKPKGRNKTESEKAAVTLGALGEKLGTRKCKACGQYATHNTRTCLSLEHNRMRLEEMKNKKRGRPPGAKNKKVSWEHVTDRDEEDNRVKTRQKVVAENTYTGLDSDNEGEK